The Acidobacteriota bacterium genome has a segment encoding these proteins:
- a CDS encoding prepilin-type N-terminal cleavage/methylation domain-containing protein, whose amino-acid sequence MRRARQEEAEGDWTMRRVLKKQEGFTLIELLIVVAIIGIIAAIAAPGLLRARMAGNEASAIGSLRAINSAQATYAASCGSGFYAPTLVSLATPPTVGGGGDGFIGTDLGADPSIKSSYTITMTGGTAATGAPASCNGVAAGGVVATYFVGADPNPGGGTRFFGTNQGATIYQATATLPVTQTGAPAGAAPIQ is encoded by the coding sequence ATGAGACGTGCAAGACAAGAAGAAGCGGAAGGAGACTGGACGATGAGACGGGTGCTGAAGAAGCAGGAAGGGTTCACGCTGATCGAGCTGCTGATCGTCGTGGCGATTATCGGGATCATCGCCGCCATCGCCGCGCCGGGGCTGTTGCGGGCGCGGATGGCCGGCAACGAGGCGTCGGCGATCGGATCGCTGCGGGCGATCAACAGCGCCCAGGCGACCTACGCGGCGAGCTGCGGCAGCGGCTTCTATGCGCCGACCCTGGTCAGCCTGGCGACCCCGCCGACCGTCGGCGGGGGCGGGGACGGGTTCATCGGCACGGATCTGGGCGCCGATCCGTCGATCAAGAGCAGCTACACGATCACGATGACCGGCGGGACCGCAGCGACCGGTGCGCCGGCGTCGTGCAACGGTGTGGCCGCCGGCGGTGTGGTCGCCACCTATTTCGTGGGGGCCGATCCGAATCCGGGGGGCGGAACGCGCTTTTTCGGGACGAACCAGGGAGCGACCATCTATCAGGCGACGGCCACCCTGCCCGTGACGCAGACCGGCGCCCCGGCCGGCGCCGCGCCCATACAGTAG
- a CDS encoding thioredoxin domain-containing protein, whose amino-acid sequence MTRRTRMWMTILACAGLLAAAASTYVHVRMLGDPTYASFCDINASVSCTQVYQSRYGSVLGVPVALGGVIWFAAVLLLTYAGARAPRAAAPNVAGYLLLWSTVGLAVAMYMAYASFFVLGTICLLCVVVYVAVVGIFILSGGEEATPARRLPAAALSDLRALAREPVGMALLVVFLVGSVGSAGWFTLPQPAPAPAVAAESAAPPPAPVTGDLRSEFERYWEAEPRVDLALPASADTAGVAVIVVKFNDYQCPACANAHRAYAPIFAKYASSHPGRVRQVTLDYPLDPACNEQAPRGQHHGACAGAVAVRLAAGLGDDVRVEMEEWLYANQPGLDREAVVEALADVAGIDRARYDAAYDETVLAVQGDIALGNDLPVEATPTYVINGVVIKGTLAPRYFDAAIAYELEHAGGERGDEEPAP is encoded by the coding sequence ATGACCAGACGGACGCGAATGTGGATGACGATACTTGCATGCGCCGGTCTTCTGGCTGCCGCCGCCTCCACCTACGTGCATGTGCGGATGCTCGGCGACCCGACCTACGCCAGCTTCTGTGACATCAACGCCAGCGTGAGCTGCACGCAGGTGTACCAGAGCCGCTACGGCAGCGTGCTCGGCGTGCCGGTGGCTCTGGGCGGCGTCATCTGGTTCGCCGCGGTTCTGCTGCTGACGTATGCCGGGGCGCGGGCGCCCCGCGCAGCGGCGCCGAACGTCGCCGGCTACCTGCTGCTGTGGTCCACCGTCGGCCTCGCGGTCGCGATGTACATGGCCTACGCCTCGTTCTTCGTGCTGGGCACGATCTGCCTGCTGTGCGTCGTCGTCTACGTGGCGGTCGTCGGCATCTTCATCCTGTCCGGCGGGGAGGAGGCGACGCCGGCCCGGCGCCTTCCGGCCGCGGCGCTGAGCGACCTGCGCGCACTCGCGCGGGAGCCGGTCGGGATGGCGCTGCTGGTGGTGTTCCTGGTCGGCTCGGTCGGCTCGGCAGGTTGGTTCACCTTGCCGCAGCCCGCTCCGGCGCCGGCGGTGGCGGCGGAATCGGCGGCGCCGCCCCCGGCGCCGGTGACCGGCGACCTGCGGAGCGAGTTCGAGCGCTACTGGGAGGCGGAGCCGCGCGTGGATCTGGCCCTGCCCGCGTCCGCCGACACCGCGGGCGTCGCGGTGATCGTGGTCAAGTTCAACGATTACCAGTGTCCGGCGTGCGCCAACGCCCATCGCGCCTACGCGCCGATCTTCGCCAAGTACGCGTCTTCGCACCCCGGCCGGGTGCGGCAGGTGACCCTGGACTACCCACTCGATCCCGCGTGCAACGAACAGGCGCCGCGGGGCCAGCACCACGGCGCGTGCGCGGGGGCCGTCGCCGTGCGGCTCGCAGCGGGGTTGGGCGACGACGTGCGGGTGGAGATGGAGGAGTGGCTGTACGCCAACCAACCGGGCCTGGACCGCGAAGCGGTCGTGGAGGCCCTTGCCGACGTGGCGGGCATCGATCGTGCGCGCTACGACGCGGCCTACGACGAGACCGTCCTCGCGGTGCAGGGCGACATCGCGCTTGGCAACGACCTGCCGGTGGAGGCTACCCCCACTTACGTCATCAACGGCGTCGTCATCAAGGGGACGCTCGCCCCGCGGTACTTCGACGCGGCCATCGCCTACGAGCTGGAGCACGCCGGGGGCGAGCGGGGGGACGAGGAGCCTGCGCCGTAG
- a CDS encoding ABC transporter ATP-binding protein: protein MMSAVRLRELSKTFHTGFWRTRVHRALDAVSLDVPRGAVLGYLGPNGAGKTTTLRLLMQLVHPTSGGAEILGRPVGDVGVRRRVGFLPEAVRFHDTCTAEEFLEYVGGLFGYPAAERRRRAARGLDRVGIGAERRRRLRTYSRGMLQRVGIAQALLNDPEVVFLDEPMTGLDPLGRREVRDLVLALRKEGRTVFFSSHILNDAEAVCSHVAILHRGRLAAAGRVGELDLRVRSWELVAAGPGESVQEVCGAPGRRVTRIADGRYALELPVEPAPESLVAELAQRGVRIISLHPRRETLEDFFLRRVAEAAAAAIADDEAECA, encoded by the coding sequence ATCATGTCGGCGGTTCGGCTCCGCGAGCTCTCGAAGACCTTCCACACGGGGTTCTGGCGAACCCGGGTTCATCGCGCCCTCGACGCGGTGTCGCTGGATGTCCCGCGCGGCGCGGTGCTCGGCTACCTGGGACCGAACGGCGCCGGCAAGACGACGACGCTGAGACTGCTGATGCAACTCGTGCATCCGACGTCCGGCGGCGCCGAAATCCTGGGCCGGCCGGTCGGCGACGTGGGCGTTCGGCGGCGCGTCGGGTTCCTGCCCGAGGCCGTGCGCTTTCACGACACCTGCACGGCCGAGGAGTTTCTGGAGTACGTCGGGGGTTTGTTCGGCTACCCGGCCGCCGAGCGCCGCCGGCGCGCGGCACGCGGGCTCGATCGGGTCGGCATCGGAGCCGAGCGCCGGCGGCGGCTGCGAACGTATTCGAGGGGCATGTTGCAGCGCGTCGGGATCGCACAGGCACTGCTCAACGATCCGGAGGTCGTCTTTCTGGACGAGCCGATGACGGGCCTCGACCCGCTCGGGCGCCGCGAGGTGCGGGATCTGGTCCTCGCGCTGCGGAAAGAGGGGCGGACGGTGTTCTTCAGTTCGCATATCCTGAACGACGCCGAGGCGGTCTGCAGTCATGTCGCCATCCTGCACCGGGGACGATTGGCCGCTGCCGGCCGCGTCGGGGAACTCGATCTGCGCGTTCGGAGCTGGGAGCTGGTCGCGGCCGGGCCCGGTGAGTCCGTGCAGGAAGTATGCGGCGCCCCCGGGCGGCGGGTCACCCGCATCGCGGACGGCCGCTATGCGCTCGAACTGCCCGTCGAGCCCGCTCCGGAATCGCTGGTGGCCGAGCTGGCGCAGCGGGGCGTCCGGATCATCTCGCTCCATCCGCGGCGCGAGACGCTGGAAGACTTCTTTCTCAGGCGGGTGGCGGAAGCAGCGGCAGCGGCGATCGCCGACGACGAGGCCGAATGCGCGTGA
- a CDS encoding ABC transporter permease, protein MRVICAIARQVLRDAVRNRVVHAAMLLALGLAVAAPIAGRLTPGQDVKVVKDLGLAACNLCGLFVVVFLGIRLVAREVEQRTVDTLLSKPIRRYEFVLGQYCGLAATLALALTVMTVALYVVLGAAAWWRGVPPFAPVAPVPVADPALLKAVLLIFVQLAVVGAAAFCLSTFSSPVLAAVSTCGLYVAGHFGAELRNLDEVVDSRLVTSFAAGLSYVLPDLAAFDVKAAVVHGQPVTAGYMALTAASGAAYILAFLVPALAIFTRRDLL, encoded by the coding sequence ATGCGCGTGATCTGCGCGATCGCCCGCCAGGTCCTGCGGGACGCGGTACGCAACAGAGTGGTCCATGCAGCGATGCTGCTCGCTCTCGGACTGGCCGTCGCGGCGCCGATTGCCGGCCGGCTCACCCCGGGGCAGGACGTGAAGGTGGTCAAGGACCTCGGCCTGGCCGCGTGCAACCTCTGCGGTCTCTTCGTCGTCGTATTCCTCGGTATCCGCCTCGTCGCGCGCGAAGTCGAGCAGCGCACCGTGGATACCCTGCTCTCGAAGCCGATTCGGCGCTACGAGTTCGTCCTCGGGCAGTACTGCGGACTCGCGGCGACGCTGGCCCTGGCCCTGACCGTGATGACGGTTGCCCTGTACGTCGTGCTCGGCGCCGCCGCGTGGTGGCGAGGAGTCCCGCCATTCGCCCCGGTCGCGCCCGTACCCGTTGCCGACCCGGCTCTGCTGAAGGCGGTTCTCCTCATCTTCGTGCAGCTTGCGGTCGTCGGGGCCGCGGCCTTCTGTCTCTCGACGTTCTCGAGTCCCGTGCTCGCCGCGGTGTCGACCTGCGGGCTCTATGTCGCCGGGCACTTCGGTGCGGAGCTGCGAAACCTCGACGAGGTCGTCGATTCGCGGCTCGTGACGTCGTTCGCCGCCGGGCTGTCCTATGTCCTGCCGGATCTCGCGGCATTCGACGTCAAGGCCGCGGTCGTCCACGGGCAGCCGGTGACGGCCGGGTACATGGCGCTGACCGCGGCTTCCGGCGCCGCCTACATCCTGGCGTTCCTGGTTCCGGCGCTGGCGATCTTCACGAGGCGCGACCTGCTGTGA
- a CDS encoding prepilin peptidase, protein MTNPLAGLLIALCGLAVGSFLNVCIHRLPRGASVVAPSSRCPACGVPIRWFDNVPVLGYLVLRGRCRACHAPIDPLYPLVEIATAVLFLAQHEALGLQPLLAPRLLFTAAMIVLFVVDLRHQVLPNVITLPGIVGGLLCSIFLEPGWIDALLGALGGGGALLAIALGYFLVRGREGLGLGDVKMLAMIGAFLGWPLAFVTLAWASLLGATVGIGMLRFSGFGWQHPLPLGSFLALAAVAASLVGARFLDWYLGASGRLLNQLVGAP, encoded by the coding sequence ATGACCAATCCGCTCGCCGGGTTGCTCATCGCACTGTGCGGGCTGGCCGTCGGGAGCTTCCTCAACGTGTGCATTCACCGGCTGCCGCGCGGAGCGTCGGTGGTCGCCCCGTCGTCTCGCTGCCCCGCGTGCGGTGTGCCCATTCGCTGGTTCGACAACGTACCCGTGCTCGGGTATCTCGTGCTGCGCGGCCGGTGCCGCGCCTGCCACGCGCCGATCGATCCGCTGTACCCGCTCGTCGAGATCGCGACCGCGGTTCTCTTCCTGGCGCAGCACGAGGCCCTCGGGCTCCAGCCGCTGCTGGCGCCGCGCCTGCTGTTCACGGCGGCCATGATCGTCCTGTTCGTCGTGGACCTGCGGCACCAGGTGCTGCCGAATGTCATCACGCTGCCCGGCATCGTCGGCGGCCTGCTCTGTTCGATCTTCCTGGAGCCGGGCTGGATCGATGCGTTGCTGGGGGCGCTCGGCGGCGGCGGCGCCCTGCTGGCTATCGCACTGGGCTACTTCCTCGTCCGCGGCCGCGAGGGGCTGGGCCTGGGGGACGTCAAGATGCTTGCCATGATCGGCGCGTTTCTGGGGTGGCCGCTGGCGTTCGTGACTCTGGCGTGGGCGTCGCTGCTCGGCGCGACCGTCGGCATCGGCATGCTGCGGTTCAGCGGGTTCGGCTGGCAGCATCCCTTGCCGCTGGGGTCTTTCCTGGCGCTCGCGGCGGTGGCCGCGTCACTGGTCGGCGCGCGGTTCCTCGACTGGTACCTCGGCGCGTCAGGGCGCCTGCTGAACCAGCTCGTCGGCGCCCCGTGA
- the aroB gene encoding 3-dehydroquinate synthase, translating to MSPTVIQVATASRAYPVRVEAGLLARLDVLLAEAGVTAQRVVVSSPTVWKAHGAAVERALGGAEHLLVPDGERSKTALTVTRIYDALIRMAADRSVTIVAIGGGVIGDVVGFAAATYLRGVGLVHIPTTLLAQVDSSIGGKVGINHALGKNLIGSFHQPLAVFADPEVLGTLPRREFRAGLYEVVKYGMIADRGLFERVGRDLRAIVRRDQAALAPVIADSCRIKARVVSEDEREGGVRRILNFGHTAGHAIEAVTRYRRFRHGEAVAYGMLAVADLGVRRGVFAEAERSALADLVARLGPLPSINDLSAQALVEAMRRDKKVRAGRLHVVLPTAIGATRIVDDVTDEEFALSLRAIGTRA from the coding sequence ATGTCCCCCACCGTGATCCAGGTCGCCACTGCTTCGCGCGCGTACCCCGTGCGCGTGGAGGCCGGCCTGCTCGCCCGCCTCGACGTCCTGCTGGCCGAGGCGGGCGTGACCGCGCAGCGTGTCGTCGTCTCGAGCCCCACGGTGTGGAAGGCGCACGGCGCGGCCGTCGAACGGGCGCTCGGCGGTGCGGAGCACCTCCTGGTGCCCGACGGCGAGCGTTCCAAGACGGCGCTCACCGTCACCAGGATCTACGACGCGCTGATTCGCATGGCGGCCGACCGGAGCGTCACCATAGTGGCGATAGGCGGCGGCGTGATCGGGGATGTAGTCGGCTTTGCCGCGGCGACCTATTTGCGCGGCGTCGGGCTCGTGCACATCCCGACCACGCTGCTCGCGCAAGTGGACAGCTCGATCGGGGGCAAGGTCGGCATCAACCATGCGCTCGGCAAGAACCTGATCGGCTCGTTCCACCAACCGCTTGCGGTCTTCGCCGATCCGGAGGTGCTCGGCACGCTCCCGCGGCGCGAGTTCCGGGCCGGACTCTACGAGGTGGTCAAGTACGGGATGATCGCCGACCGCGGCCTGTTCGAGCGCGTGGGGCGCGACCTGCGCGCCATCGTCCGGCGCGATCAGGCGGCGCTGGCCCCGGTGATCGCGGACTCCTGCCGCATCAAGGCGCGGGTCGTGTCGGAGGACGAACGCGAGGGCGGCGTGCGCCGCATCCTGAACTTCGGGCACACGGCGGGCCACGCCATCGAGGCGGTCACCCGGTACCGCCGCTTCCGGCACGGCGAGGCCGTCGCCTACGGCATGCTCGCGGTTGCCGACCTCGGTGTCCGGCGCGGCGTGTTCGCGGAAGCGGAGCGGTCGGCGCTCGCCGACCTCGTCGCCCGTCTCGGACCGCTGCCTTCCATCAACGATCTCTCGGCGCAGGCGCTCGTCGAGGCGATGCGGCGCGACAAGAAGGTCCGGGCCGGGCGCCTGCACGTAGTGCTGCCGACCGCCATCGGCGCCACCCGGATCGTCGACGACGTCACCGACGAGGAGTTCGCCCTCTCGTTGCGCGCCATCGGCACGCGCGCCTGA
- a CDS encoding proline--tRNA ligase produces the protein MAPKQQAFVTEITPQSEDFSRWYTDVIRRAELADYSPVKGSMVIRPYGYAIWELMQAELDRRFKETGHVNAYFPLFIPESLLRKEAAHVEGFAPEVAWVTRGGDETLDEPLVVRPTSEAIIGTMYSKWVQSWRDLPILINQWANVVRWEKVTRLFLRTTEFLWQEGHTAHETEEEAETEARRMLGVYKEFLETELAIPVLDGRKTESEKFAGAAHTYSVEALMGDGRALQAGTSHHLGQNFAKVFDITFQARDKSVQYVWQTSWGMTTRLIGGVIMVHGDDSGLILPPRIAPHQVVIVPIPRGDWRATVLPRAQDIAAALRRAGVRVMLDDREEYKPGWKFAEWEMRGVPLRLEIGPRDIEQQQVLLARRDTREKLTAPMDGLEGRVKDLLDAVQTALYDRALAFRDSHTVRTASSDDFRRAFEGRPGFVVAPWCGSAECEARIKAETQATIRNLAFDLPPATGACVFCDQPGLTDAYFAKAY, from the coding sequence ATGGCGCCCAAACAGCAGGCTTTCGTGACCGAGATCACCCCGCAGTCGGAGGACTTCTCGCGCTGGTACACCGACGTGATCCGCCGCGCCGAGCTGGCCGACTACTCGCCGGTGAAGGGGAGCATGGTGATCCGGCCGTACGGGTACGCCATCTGGGAGCTCATGCAGGCGGAGCTGGACCGGCGGTTCAAGGAAACCGGCCACGTCAACGCCTACTTTCCGTTGTTCATCCCGGAGAGCCTGCTCCGCAAGGAGGCGGCGCACGTGGAAGGCTTCGCGCCGGAAGTCGCCTGGGTCACCCGCGGCGGCGACGAGACCCTCGATGAGCCGCTCGTGGTCCGCCCGACGTCGGAGGCGATCATCGGCACGATGTACTCGAAGTGGGTGCAGTCGTGGCGCGACCTGCCGATCCTCATCAACCAGTGGGCCAACGTGGTGCGCTGGGAGAAGGTCACGCGGTTGTTCCTCCGCACCACCGAGTTTCTCTGGCAGGAGGGACATACCGCCCACGAGACCGAGGAAGAGGCGGAGACGGAGGCGCGGCGCATGCTGGGCGTCTACAAGGAGTTCCTGGAGACGGAGCTCGCCATCCCGGTGCTCGACGGGCGCAAGACCGAGAGCGAGAAGTTCGCCGGGGCCGCCCACACGTACTCGGTCGAGGCGCTGATGGGCGACGGGCGGGCCCTGCAGGCCGGGACTTCCCACCATCTCGGCCAGAACTTCGCGAAGGTGTTCGACATCACGTTCCAGGCCCGCGACAAGTCCGTGCAGTACGTCTGGCAGACGTCCTGGGGCATGACCACGCGTCTGATCGGCGGCGTCATCATGGTCCATGGCGACGACAGCGGCCTGATCCTGCCGCCCCGCATCGCCCCGCACCAGGTCGTCATCGTGCCCATCCCGCGGGGCGACTGGCGCGCCACGGTGCTTCCGCGGGCCCAGGACATCGCGGCGGCCCTGAGACGGGCCGGCGTCCGCGTCATGCTGGACGACCGGGAAGAATACAAGCCGGGCTGGAAGTTCGCCGAGTGGGAGATGCGCGGTGTGCCGTTGCGGCTGGAGATCGGTCCCCGGGATATCGAGCAGCAGCAGGTTCTTCTGGCGCGCCGCGACACCCGCGAGAAGCTCACGGCGCCGATGGATGGACTCGAGGGGCGTGTGAAGGACCTGCTCGACGCCGTGCAGACCGCGCTCTACGACCGCGCGTTGGCGTTTCGCGACAGCCACACCGTTCGGACGGCGTCGAGCGACGATTTCCGGCGCGCCTTCGAGGGACGGCCCGGATTCGTAGTCGCCCCGTGGTGCGGATCCGCCGAGTGCGAGGCGCGGATCAAGGCGGAAACGCAGGCCACCATCCGCAACCTGGCGTTCGACCTGCCCCCGGCGACCGGCGCCTGCGTGTTCTGCGACCAGCCGGGGCTGACCGACGCCTACTTCGCCAAGGCGTACTGA
- a CDS encoding OmpA family protein codes for MSDKKRRRRLLALAAIVGIWAGPAAAQDDDTRPAGVTLLGDTGLWFVPTAEVVRDGGVAASGHLSTFNRQQGLTAIQSMAGTFAFGVRDRVEVFGSVPFLTRIDRDVRPLFRPDNPPVGGVLPDFPFARRYFSGNAMGDVVVGAKVNLATERTRSPVAFAVRGWGRLATGDEDAGTTAGAPAGAVGLVLSKNLGIAEFGANADVVLRGDPSGIDVPHGLWWGVGLGVPVHGPLRVFGEVLGREGLDGATKLTEPLVGADGSLSGLSSSERNPIDVVVGAQFQVRGVSAGAGLSWAARHVGRPAVGQMKPVADRLGFLLRVSYHPGVRVYTPPPPPPPPPPPSANRPPVVTVSCDPCEVEFGDEVRLRADASDPDGDPLAFRWSAPAGNFTDATDRATTRWRAPAQEGPVPITATVTDGRGGSASDSATVLVDAPPPPPRREFVFEDIHFDFDRYSLRPGAARVLDEVVAALAEDPDLGIQIEGHTCNIGTNEYNLALGDRRASSVQQYLTDRGVSAARLQTISYGEERPAHDNGREETRRLNRRAALVVRMQ; via the coding sequence GTGTCAGACAAGAAACGACGGCGCCGCCTCCTGGCGCTGGCCGCCATCGTGGGGATCTGGGCGGGTCCGGCAGCCGCGCAGGACGACGACACGCGGCCGGCCGGCGTGACGTTGCTGGGCGATACCGGCTTGTGGTTCGTCCCGACCGCCGAGGTCGTCCGCGACGGCGGGGTCGCCGCCAGCGGCCACCTCTCCACGTTCAACCGGCAACAGGGCCTGACGGCGATTCAGTCGATGGCCGGGACGTTCGCGTTCGGTGTCCGGGACCGCGTCGAGGTCTTCGGATCGGTCCCCTTCCTGACGCGCATCGACCGGGACGTACGGCCGCTGTTCCGACCGGACAACCCGCCCGTCGGCGGCGTGCTGCCGGACTTCCCGTTCGCCAGGAGGTACTTCAGCGGCAACGCCATGGGCGACGTCGTCGTCGGCGCGAAGGTGAATCTGGCAACGGAACGGACCCGATCCCCGGTCGCGTTCGCCGTGCGCGGATGGGGTCGACTGGCGACCGGCGACGAGGACGCCGGCACGACGGCCGGCGCGCCCGCCGGGGCCGTCGGCCTCGTCCTGAGCAAGAACCTGGGCATCGCCGAGTTCGGTGCGAACGCCGATGTCGTGCTGCGCGGCGACCCGTCCGGCATCGACGTGCCGCACGGTCTGTGGTGGGGAGTCGGCCTGGGCGTCCCGGTTCACGGACCGTTGCGGGTTTTCGGCGAGGTGCTCGGCCGGGAAGGCCTGGACGGCGCAACGAAGCTCACCGAGCCCCTCGTGGGAGCGGACGGCAGCCTGAGCGGACTCTCGTCGTCCGAACGGAACCCCATCGACGTCGTCGTCGGCGCGCAGTTCCAGGTCCGAGGCGTGTCCGCGGGGGCGGGTCTGAGCTGGGCCGCGCGCCACGTCGGGCGCCCCGCAGTCGGTCAGATGAAGCCCGTCGCCGACCGGCTGGGATTCCTCCTGCGGGTGAGCTACCACCCGGGCGTCCGCGTCTACACGCCGCCGCCACCGCCGCCGCCGCCACCGCCGCCGTCAGCGAACCGTCCACCGGTCGTCACCGTCTCCTGCGACCCGTGCGAGGTGGAGTTCGGGGACGAGGTCCGCCTGCGGGCGGACGCCTCGGACCCGGACGGCGATCCCCTGGCTTTTCGCTGGAGCGCGCCCGCCGGCAACTTCACCGACGCCACCGACCGGGCCACGACACGCTGGCGGGCCCCGGCGCAGGAGGGCCCGGTCCCGATCACGGCGACGGTTACCGACGGCAGAGGCGGCTCGGCGTCCGACTCGGCCACGGTGCTCGTCGATGCCCCCCCGCCGCCGCCGAGACGCGAGTTCGTGTTCGAGGACATCCACTTCGACTTCGACCGCTACAGCCTGCGTCCAGGCGCCGCGCGCGTGCTCGACGAGGTCGTCGCGGCGCTCGCGGAAGATCCGGATCTCGGGATTCAGATCGAAGGGCACACGTGCAACATCGGCACCAACGAGTACAACCTCGCTCTCGGCGACCGCCGGGCCTCTTCGGTGCAGCAGTACCTGACCGATCGCGGCGTATCGGCCGCGCGCCTGCAGACGATCAGCTACGGCGAGGAGCGGCCGGCGCACGACAACGGCCGCGAGGAGACGCGCCGCCTGAACCGCCGCGCCGCGCTCGTCGTGCGCATGCAGTAG
- the tatC gene encoding twin-arginine translocase subunit TatC: protein MAQPPVPAVPEADPSAAAVASPETDSSGASTADSPPEAVAAPAQTEDPAAAPPAASAPPEAASGAATPTASSPAPEPAAALPAPAGPSGPGGPPVDEEDAEEDEDGGGGKMSFLDHLDELRTRLMLSFAALAVGFMVCFGFIDPIFDFIMEPLTDVLEEGGTLIYTDATEAFFLRLKMAALAGLVIGTPVIMSQLWLFIAPGLYAHEKKFAIPFVALASIFFIGGAFFGHYILFRVAWGFFGSFGSATEYLEFTPRIQPAFTLYVRLVLACGVIFQLPTIVFFLARMGVASSSFLIRNFKYAFLLCFVVAAILTPTPDPVTMTVMAGPMLALYILSIGIAWVFQKRTAD, encoded by the coding sequence ATGGCACAACCTCCGGTTCCGGCAGTGCCCGAGGCCGATCCGTCCGCCGCGGCGGTGGCGTCACCCGAGACCGATTCCTCAGGCGCATCCACGGCGGATTCCCCGCCCGAGGCGGTCGCAGCGCCGGCGCAGACGGAAGATCCCGCGGCGGCTCCCCCGGCCGCATCGGCCCCGCCCGAAGCCGCGAGCGGAGCAGCGACGCCGACAGCATCCTCGCCGGCCCCGGAACCGGCGGCGGCCCTGCCGGCTCCAGCCGGTCCGTCGGGCCCCGGCGGTCCTCCCGTCGACGAAGAGGACGCCGAGGAGGACGAAGACGGCGGCGGCGGCAAGATGTCCTTCCTCGATCACCTCGACGAGCTGCGGACGCGGCTCATGCTCTCGTTCGCGGCGCTCGCTGTCGGCTTCATGGTCTGCTTCGGGTTCATCGACCCGATCTTCGACTTCATCATGGAGCCGCTGACCGATGTCCTCGAGGAAGGCGGCACCCTGATCTATACCGACGCCACCGAGGCGTTCTTTCTGCGACTGAAGATGGCCGCGCTGGCGGGCCTCGTCATCGGAACGCCGGTGATCATGTCGCAGTTGTGGCTCTTCATCGCGCCGGGTCTGTACGCGCACGAGAAGAAGTTCGCGATTCCGTTCGTCGCGCTCGCCTCGATCTTCTTCATCGGCGGCGCGTTCTTCGGTCACTACATCCTCTTCCGGGTCGCCTGGGGCTTCTTCGGGAGCTTCGGCTCGGCGACCGAGTACCTCGAGTTCACGCCGCGGATTCAGCCCGCGTTCACGCTCTACGTCCGCCTGGTGCTTGCCTGCGGCGTCATCTTTCAACTGCCGACCATCGTCTTCTTTCTGGCCAGGATGGGCGTCGCCTCGTCGAGCTTCCTCATCCGCAACTTCAAGTACGCCTTCCTGCTCTGCTTCGTCGTCGCGGCGATTCTGACGCCGACCCCCGATCCGGTGACGATGACCGTGATGGCCGGCCCGATGCTGGCGCTCTACATCCTGAGCATCGGCATCGCGTGGGTGTTCCAGAAACGGACGGCCGACTAG